In the genome of Arenicella chitinivorans, the window AACCATTGTAATAAAGTTCGGCGCTGCCACTCCAATTTCGACCCGCCAAGACCCACGAATAGCTGACACTCGCAACCGCTGACGCCACCCAATCTGTGTCAGTTTGCACCCAGGTGATATCGCCACGCGTGATCGCATCACCAAGGTGTGAGACCAACCCGATTCCCAGCACGGTGTCGTCATAATGCTGTGCTAATAACAGGTCGTACTCATATTTGTCAGTCAACGCGTGGTATTTAAGTGCCAGTGACGAGACCGACTCCGAAAGCTTGCCAGTCGAAGCCTCACGCCGCGGGACCATGACCAATTGCCAGTCGTTTCCGGACTCTAGCAACCACTGGGCATACACCATGTCATCACCAGTTTTATACTCTTTGTCGACGGCAGCAGGGTCAAATGGATTAAAGATATCCATCGGATTAAACACCAGGCCATTGCCCCAACTGACCGCCTGTCGACCCAAGCGCACCACAGCCGCCTCTGCGGTGTAGCCTACGTTCAGCCGATCCAATCGATGCACCAGTACGTGATCAGCCTCGCGCTGCTGATGGTTTAAATCAAACACACGGGCGTCATCCTCGCCGATGCCACCCGAATTTAAAAGTGGCCCCAAGTTGGATTCAAAGTAGTCCGTCTGGTGGCTGTGCAGCCCAGAAAACTGGTAGTCCATTTGCAGATCCCACGCGCCTTGTTTTTTGTGCAACTTTCCACGCAAATCAATGGTGCTCAAATTGACGCTGGTGGTGTCGTACAACTGCGGTGACGCATCGGCACTGTCTTGCGGATACCCTGTCACACTGTGAGACAACTTTACGTGGCCACCCAGTTGAGTTTGACTGGCAAGCGCCTCCGGACACACACTTTGACCGAGCAGCGCGGCGACCCCGGTGATAAAAGCCGTCGCTAACTTAGCGGGTCTCATCTGCCACAATCTGACCATCGACCATTTTTATCTGGCGTTTAGCATAGGCCATCACCCGTGTGTCATGCGTGGCAATCAGAAACGTCACCTTGTGGTTTTGATTTAACGCCACAAACTGTTCCATTAGCTTTTCCATACTGCGAGTATCCAGATTGGCCGTAGGCTCATCCGCCAACACCAGTTTGGGTTTACTCACAATTGCACGTGCCACTGCAACGCGCTGTTGCTGACCACCCGAGAGCTGGGCGGGTAGCCGGTGCTCCATGCCCAACAATCCAACTTCTTCCAGAATGGCATTCGCTTTTTCATGTCGCTCCGAGGCTGGGATACCTTGAACCTGCATCACGAACTCGACATTTTCTCGCGCAGTTAACACTGGAATCAAATTGTAAGCCTGAAAAACAAAACCAATTTTGTGCAATCGGATATCAGCCAACTCGCTTTTGGACAGGTTATCGATCCGCTGACCGTCGAGTCGCACCTCACCGCTGTCCAACTCATCGAGGCCGCCAATGGCATTCAACAAAGTGGTTTTGCCTGACCCGGAAGGCCCCGACAAACAGACGAACGCCCCTTGTTCAAACGCCACGGACAAATGATCCAACGCTTTAATGACGCTGTCGCCTTGTTGAAAGTGTTTGCACAAATCAAGACATTCAATTGCAGACATAATGCACCTGTTAGGTTTTGGCCAATGCTTCGACGGGGCGATAACGTGATGCCTTCCAAGCCGGCATAAAACCCGCGAGTAGGCCTAAAACGATGACCACGCTGCTGGCCAAGACAAAATCCAGCGTCGTCAGTGACGGTGTGAGTACCGTGCTCATACCCGCCATTTGCAGACCCTGTGCGATACTCGACAGATCGATGCCATCCATCAAAGGCAGAATCGTCGCCAAGGCCGTCAGATTACCGATGATCAGCCCCAACACCAGTAGAATAAAGGTTTCACACATTACCTGATACAAAATCGTCGCCGGTTTCATACCCAAGGCTTGCATGAGTCCGATTTCTCGTACCCGCTCGAACACGGCCATCATCAACGTGTTTACCAAGCCAAACGATAATGCTAAAAAAATGATAATCATAAACACCAGCACGAAGCCGTCCATCACATTGGCCATCAAGCCGAGATAAGAATTCAGTGCATACCAAGGAAGGCTAACTTGTTGCGGTGAATCGTGCGCGCTGATTTGCGTGAATAGTGTCTCAATATCGCGTGCATCCTCACCATTCACCGCGATCTCAGACACCATGCCCGGAATACGCAACATGGATTGCGCGGTCAACTTACCGGTAAACACAAACATTTCTTCGTCAGCAACGACGCTCGACTTAAATACACCGACGATCTTGAAGCCCCGATCTGCAACATTGTTCTGCGGGTCCTGCGACATAATCACCACGCGTTTGCCTACCTGGGTTTCCAAGGTCGCCCGCAGTTTTTCACCAATGACAATACCTTGCTCGT includes:
- a CDS encoding ABC transporter ATP-binding protein, producing MSAIECLDLCKHFQQGDSVIKALDHLSVAFEQGAFVCLSGPSGSGKTTLLNAIGGLDELDSGEVRLDGQRIDNLSKSELADIRLHKIGFVFQAYNLIPVLTARENVEFVMQVQGIPASERHEKANAILEEVGLLGMEHRLPAQLSGGQQQRVAVARAIVSKPKLVLADEPTANLDTRSMEKLMEQFVALNQNHKVTFLIATHDTRVMAYAKRQIKMVDGQIVADETR
- a CDS encoding ABC transporter permease, which produces MTHQNLKIIVRIAWRNLWRNRRRTTIMLVAISLGVWAMIFMSAFMRGMVNGMLVDGLNSLPGHIQIHHPDYVDDPNIENSMPEPNEELRAVLNSDAVTAWSARVRVPAMITSERESRGVMLLGIDPEYEPQLGFGNSVIQRGRFVADPNEQGIVIGEKLRATLETQVGKRVVIMSQDPQNNVADRGFKIVGVFKSSVVADEEMFVFTGKLTAQSMLRIPGMVSEIAVNGEDARDIETLFTQISAHDSPQQVSLPWYALNSYLGLMANVMDGFVLVFMIIIFLALSFGLVNTLMMAVFERVREIGLMQALGMKPATILYQVMCETFILLVLGLIIGNLTALATILPLMDGIDLSSIAQGLQMAGMSTVLTPSLTTLDFVLASSVVIVLGLLAGFMPAWKASRYRPVEALAKT